A window of Sutcliffiella cohnii contains these coding sequences:
- a CDS encoding MotE family protein — protein sequence MAKVKKKVQTEEPKKYSFLQKLFYLYIIPFLFSITVALLLLTYWGINVFEEIKQFTEQRSIQMEEEKQEDEEEMNSIDTSEQLDTNTNNTIIQLENEVIEKQNEILRLTAELKIASETIDELKEQQDEINLSIKEVATMYERMSTKKAAQILKELDEDMTLQILKKLSVNKRSAILGQLDPEVAAKYTERLASN from the coding sequence ATGGCAAAAGTTAAGAAAAAAGTTCAAACGGAAGAACCGAAAAAGTATAGTTTTCTTCAAAAACTATTTTACCTTTATATCATCCCATTTTTGTTTTCCATTACGGTTGCATTGTTGCTATTAACGTATTGGGGGATTAACGTTTTCGAGGAGATTAAGCAATTTACTGAACAACGTTCGATACAAATGGAAGAGGAAAAACAAGAAGATGAGGAAGAAATGAATAGTATAGATACTTCGGAACAACTAGATACAAATACGAATAACACCATTATACAACTAGAAAATGAAGTGATTGAAAAACAAAATGAAATATTAAGATTAACAGCCGAGTTGAAAATAGCAAGTGAAACCATTGATGAGTTGAAAGAGCAACAGGATGAAATAAATTTATCTATTAAAGAAGTAGCAACTATGTATGAAAGAATGTCTACTAAAAAAGCAGCGCAAATTTTAAAAGAACTAGATGAAGATATGACATTGCAAATATTAAAGAAGTTAAGTGTAAATAAAAGATCCGCTATATTAGGACAACTTGATCCAGAAGTAGCAGCTAAATATACGGAGCGTTTAGCTTCTAATTAA
- the fliE gene encoding flagellar hook-basal body complex protein FliE, whose amino-acid sequence MPQTNNMAKPIEVQSQFSNYLKTALNEVNNNQLASNKATEMLVNNEGVELHDVLIAQQKASISLQLTMEVRNKAIEAYQEIMRMQV is encoded by the coding sequence ATGCCTCAAACTAACAATATGGCAAAGCCTATTGAAGTTCAAAGTCAATTTAGTAATTATTTGAAAACGGCACTGAATGAAGTAAATAATAATCAGCTAGCATCTAATAAAGCTACAGAAATGTTAGTGAATAACGAAGGTGTAGAATTACACGACGTATTAATTGCTCAACAAAAAGCTAGCATTTCCCTCCAATTAACAATGGAAGTAAGAAATAAAGCGATTGAAGCTTATCAAGAAATAATGAGAATGCAAGTTTAA
- the flgD gene encoding flagellar hook assembly protein FlgD: MTKITSDLYIENIPTATNKQNDIMGKDDFLRLLIAQLQNQDPLNPMEDREFIAQMANFSTLEQMTNLNKSMESFVENQHMQNILSLQHYIGKEVSWEETVSEGDTQTVINNTNIVKSISLKNGLASFILDNDKEVSIYQINSVTNPVDESSNSIISASHLIGKKVSINWKNEELNNLEVTSVLTKAGQTFITVNNDALLNEKIPLNSLIRISN, from the coding sequence ATGACAAAAATTACGAGTGATCTTTATATAGAAAATATACCAACTGCGACGAATAAGCAAAATGACATAATGGGAAAAGATGACTTTCTTCGTCTATTAATTGCCCAACTTCAAAACCAAGACCCTTTAAATCCGATGGAAGATCGTGAGTTTATTGCCCAAATGGCAAACTTTTCAACTCTAGAACAAATGACGAATTTAAATAAAAGTATGGAGTCATTTGTAGAAAATCAGCATATGCAAAACATTTTATCTCTTCAACATTACATTGGGAAAGAGGTTTCTTGGGAAGAAACGGTATCAGAAGGAGATACTCAAACAGTTATTAATAATACGAACATTGTGAAATCTATCTCTCTTAAAAACGGGCTTGCCAGTTTTATATTAGATAATGATAAAGAGGTTAGCATTTATCAAATTAATTCCGTTACGAATCCGGTTGACGAAAGTTCTAATTCCATTATTTCTGCTTCACATTTAATTGGTAAAAAAGTATCAATTAATTGGAAAAATGAGGAGTTAAACAATCTAGAAGTCACGTCTGTTTTGACGAAAGCTGGTCAGACGTTTATAACCGTTAACAATGATGCATTATTAAATGAAAAAATACCACTTAATTCGCTAATTCGAATATCTAATTAA
- the fliH gene encoding flagellar assembly protein FliH, translating into MSNIIKSQYSTIKSAKPIKLTPITLQNDQDEALYVDEGQAYLEQIERAKDEASGIIQKANQYKEEVLQQLLAEKENWESEKVILKQEAFNEGYKNGYDSGESEAKKDYETIINNANTTMRLAKEHYTEKLDMLEEEMLKISIKIAEKIVGTALSLDEMQFVSFVKHALKEVKEKEEIKVFVSPNRFSLLIDNKASLQSVVNNVSEILIFADKELSESSCWIDSSAGRMDATVDTQLEQIKEKLLQLVQKKDA; encoded by the coding sequence TTGTCTAATATTATAAAATCTCAATATTCTACTATAAAATCAGCCAAACCGATAAAATTAACGCCAATAACGTTACAAAACGATCAGGATGAAGCATTGTATGTTGATGAAGGGCAAGCCTATCTCGAGCAAATCGAACGAGCAAAGGATGAGGCTTCCGGAATAATTCAAAAAGCTAATCAATATAAAGAAGAAGTGTTGCAACAATTGTTAGCGGAAAAGGAAAATTGGGAGTCTGAAAAAGTAATATTAAAGCAAGAAGCTTTTAACGAAGGCTATAAAAATGGCTATGATTCAGGTGAATCCGAAGCGAAAAAAGATTACGAGACGATAATAAATAATGCAAATACAACAATGAGATTAGCGAAAGAACACTATACTGAAAAATTAGACATGCTAGAAGAAGAGATGTTAAAAATTTCTATCAAAATAGCAGAGAAGATAGTGGGTACGGCACTCTCCTTAGATGAAATGCAATTCGTTTCATTTGTGAAGCATGCATTAAAAGAAGTGAAAGAAAAAGAGGAGATAAAGGTTTTTGTAAGCCCTAATCGTTTTTCTCTATTAATAGATAATAAAGCAAGCCTACAAAGTGTAGTAAATAATGTAAGTGAAATATTGATATTTGCCGATAAGGAGTTAAGTGAGTCTTCATGTTGGATTGATTCTTCAGCTGGGAGAATGGATGCAACGGTTGATACACAATTAGAGCAAATTAAAGAAAAACTACTTCAACTAGTTCAAAAAAAGGATGCATAA
- the fliJ gene encoding flagellar export protein FliJ: MNDKLYKLQNILKIKQSEKNVIHSEYKEAIEQFEKEGNQLYSLLKKKEDLEESIHNRISTGIKVEQLMQQQYFVTNLEKSLLIQQRKVSHARAFMNLKEEKLKEQAVECKKYEKLVQNYTSMIQEKAKKLDIQFLDELSILQFTHQPNR; encoded by the coding sequence TTGAATGATAAGTTATATAAACTTCAAAATATATTGAAAATCAAGCAATCGGAAAAAAATGTTATCCACTCTGAATATAAAGAGGCCATTGAACAATTTGAAAAAGAAGGTAATCAGTTATATAGCCTACTGAAAAAGAAAGAAGATTTAGAGGAGTCCATTCATAACAGGATTAGTACTGGAATCAAGGTAGAACAGTTAATGCAACAACAATATTTCGTAACTAATCTTGAGAAATCTTTATTAATCCAACAGAGAAAAGTAAGTCATGCGAGAGCTTTTATGAATCTAAAGGAAGAAAAATTAAAAGAGCAAGCTGTAGAATGCAAGAAATATGAAAAGCTTGTTCAAAATTATACAAGTATGATTCAGGAAAAGGCGAAAAAATTAGATATTCAATTTTTAGATGAACTATCAATACTTCAATTTACGCATCAACCAAATAGGTGA
- the fliI gene encoding flagellar protein export ATPase FliI, which produces MIIDQILQEIESSHSFKLYGKVKKVIGLMIESKGPESSIGDVCNIILDKRRKKIVQAEVVGFREDHILLMPFTSVQDIGPGCIVETTHKPLQIQVGEALKGMVLNPLGLPLAEGEQLPVGLKGYPTEQNPPNPMTRPPVQDVLEVGVKVIDGLLTVGKGQRIGIFAGSGVGKSTLLGMIARNTYADINVIALVGERGREVREFLEKDLGPEGMKKSIVIVATSDQPALMRIKGAYTATAIAEYFRDKGLNVLLMMDSVTRVAMAQREIGLAIGEPPTTKGYTPSVFSILPKLLERTGTNEKGSITAFYTVLVDGDDMNEPIADTVRGILDGHFVLDRELANKNQYPAINVLKSVSRIMNNLIDKEHKDAADTLREKLSKYYQAEDLINIGAYKRGASKEIDEAIAMYPNIIQFIKQSVTDKLSYEQAIEQLKNVVR; this is translated from the coding sequence ATGATAATTGACCAAATATTACAGGAAATTGAATCTTCTCATTCTTTTAAATTGTATGGGAAAGTTAAAAAAGTAATAGGTTTAATGATTGAATCAAAAGGTCCCGAATCATCGATAGGTGATGTTTGCAATATTATCCTTGATAAAAGACGGAAAAAAATTGTTCAGGCTGAAGTAGTAGGGTTTCGAGAAGATCATATATTGCTTATGCCGTTCACTTCAGTCCAAGATATAGGTCCTGGATGTATCGTCGAAACAACACATAAGCCATTACAAATACAAGTAGGCGAAGCACTCAAAGGAATGGTCTTAAACCCACTAGGTTTACCTCTCGCTGAAGGGGAACAATTACCAGTAGGACTTAAAGGTTATCCTACAGAACAAAACCCTCCAAATCCAATGACGAGACCACCTGTTCAAGACGTTTTAGAAGTTGGTGTTAAAGTGATTGACGGTTTGTTAACGGTTGGTAAAGGGCAAAGAATAGGGATTTTCGCCGGAAGTGGAGTAGGTAAGAGTACGCTGCTCGGTATGATAGCCCGCAATACGTATGCTGATATTAATGTTATTGCACTAGTTGGAGAGCGTGGTCGAGAAGTTAGAGAATTTTTGGAAAAGGACTTAGGTCCAGAAGGAATGAAAAAGTCAATCGTTATTGTTGCTACATCGGATCAACCAGCGTTAATGAGAATAAAGGGAGCGTATACAGCTACTGCAATCGCTGAGTATTTTCGAGATAAAGGTTTAAACGTTTTATTAATGATGGATTCTGTTACCCGTGTTGCTATGGCACAACGAGAAATAGGCCTAGCAATTGGGGAACCTCCTACAACAAAAGGATACACTCCTTCCGTATTTTCTATTTTGCCAAAATTATTGGAACGTACTGGCACAAATGAAAAAGGATCTATAACAGCATTTTATACAGTATTAGTGGACGGGGACGATATGAACGAGCCAATCGCTGATACAGTCCGAGGGATATTAGATGGACATTTTGTACTCGATAGAGAGCTAGCGAATAAAAACCAATACCCTGCGATTAATGTATTAAAAAGTGTTAGTAGAATAATGAACAATTTAATAGATAAGGAGCATAAAGACGCTGCTGATACACTTAGAGAAAAACTTTCTAAATATTATCAAGCGGAAGATTTAATAAATATTGGAGCATATAAACGAGGAGCTTCTAAAGAGATAGATGAAGCAATAGCGATGTATCCTAATATCATTCAATTTATTAAACAATCGGTTACAGATAAACTTTCCTATGAGCAAGCGATTGAGCAATTAAAAAATGTAGTAAGGTAG
- the fliL gene encoding flagellar basal body-associated protein FliL, whose amino-acid sequence MFQNKLLNKMMIIILVIALLGIVAFFTLDKIYAKPTDGEPSIDEILQYSQDLEEITTNLKNGGYVRIQFKVQTDSKKAKNELIKRDFQIRNTIIHLISDKDKKDFSGKESLQNIEEEIETALNEFMEEGKVVSVYITSFLLQN is encoded by the coding sequence ATGTTCCAAAATAAACTATTAAATAAAATGATGATTATTATTCTTGTAATTGCTTTACTTGGAATTGTAGCTTTTTTTACGCTTGATAAAATTTATGCTAAGCCTACAGATGGAGAGCCTTCTATTGATGAAATTCTTCAGTATTCTCAAGACTTAGAAGAAATAACGACTAACTTAAAAAATGGTGGCTATGTACGAATTCAATTCAAGGTACAAACAGATAGTAAAAAAGCTAAAAACGAACTCATAAAAAGAGATTTCCAAATTCGTAATACTATTATTCATTTGATTTCTGATAAAGATAAAAAGGATTTTTCAGGTAAAGAATCCCTTCAAAATATTGAAGAGGAAATAGAGACGGCATTAAATGAATTTATGGAAGAAGGAAAAGTAGTAAGTGTTTATATTACTTCCTTCCTTCTTCAAAATTAA
- the fliG gene encoding flagellar motor switch protein FliG produces MAKASNSKSFTGKQKAAILLISLGPDVSASVYKHLSEEEIEKLTLEISSVRTVDSQIKENVLEEFHQIAEAQNYISQGGISYAKAVLEKALGVDQANAIINRLTSSLQVKPFDFARKADASQILNFIQNEHPQTIALVLSYLEPTKSGQILSELPQELQADIAKRIAVMDSTSPEIINEVEQILERKLSATVTRDYTNTGGVDAVVQVLNQVDRSTERTILDSLEIQDPELADEIKKRMFVFEDIVTLDNMAIQRVIRDVENEDLLLALKVASEEVKEIVFKNMSKRMMETMKEDMEYMGPVRLKDVEEAQSRIVGTVRNLEEVGEIVIARGGGDDIIV; encoded by the coding sequence ATGGCAAAAGCATCAAATTCAAAATCTTTTACAGGTAAACAGAAAGCAGCCATCCTCCTAATCTCTTTAGGGCCTGATGTATCTGCATCTGTATATAAGCATCTATCGGAAGAAGAAATAGAAAAATTAACTTTAGAAATTTCAAGTGTTAGAACTGTTGATTCCCAAATTAAAGAGAATGTTTTAGAAGAGTTTCATCAAATTGCTGAAGCACAAAATTACATATCACAAGGTGGTATATCTTACGCCAAGGCAGTTTTGGAAAAAGCATTAGGTGTTGATCAGGCAAATGCAATTATTAATCGTCTTACTTCTTCTTTACAAGTAAAACCATTTGATTTTGCTAGAAAAGCAGATGCATCGCAAATTTTGAACTTTATTCAAAATGAACATCCACAAACTATTGCGTTAGTACTTTCCTATTTGGAGCCAACTAAATCTGGACAAATTTTATCCGAGCTCCCACAAGAGTTACAGGCTGATATAGCGAAAAGAATTGCAGTTATGGATAGTACTTCACCAGAAATTATTAATGAAGTGGAACAAATTTTAGAAAGAAAATTATCAGCTACTGTCACTAGAGACTATACAAATACTGGCGGAGTTGATGCAGTCGTTCAAGTATTAAATCAGGTGGATAGAAGTACGGAACGAACAATTCTTGATTCGTTAGAGATTCAAGATCCTGAACTAGCGGATGAAATTAAAAAGAGAATGTTTGTATTCGAAGACATTGTTACATTAGATAATATGGCAATCCAACGTGTAATTCGTGATGTTGAAAACGAAGATCTATTATTAGCACTAAAAGTAGCAAGCGAAGAAGTAAAAGAAATTGTGTTTAAAAATATGTCTAAACGAATGATGGAAACAATGAAAGAAGATATGGAATATATGGGTCCAGTTCGTTTGAAAGATGTAGAAGAAGCGCAGTCTCGTATCGTTGGAACAGTTCGTAATTTAGAAGAAGTTGGTGAAATTGTCATTGCGCGCGGTGGAGGAGACGATATTATTGTCTAA
- a CDS encoding flagellar hook-basal body complex protein, with protein MLRSMYSSIGALRNFQTKLDVIGNNIANVNTYGFKKGRTTFQEMMVQQISGASGPAGGRGGINAVQVGLGSTLASIDSIQTQGSLQTTARPLDLALSGDGFFVVGTIADVTRVNVDSNTNYGNNRILGGAIDSSVALNYTRAGNFYLDNNGYIVNANGMYLIGDTGEKTVPTEAVINASNAALNSAQNFFEEYRNFRNDTNKLIDVASKYLEAQRTFVDAQKANEEAGGADPILAAAATAAENSRDNAKEEFDRFYDLFGPRLEEFNTAGQTINESITQFINNTGELVYQLSDPIAQEYDKVISDEANENELKDFVYYAQTVKESLNNAYQTFENFVAKAELVQSPSWSDSLSGSPGLIQIPPNARSFSISSDGTVSFIDQLGSLKIAGRLMVAKFPNDAGLERVGENLFQQSNNSGSIDKNGDGIQLSELFAPGTNGAGGIVAGTLEMSNVDLSEEFTEMITAQRGFQANTRIITTSDEILQELVNLKR; from the coding sequence ATGCTAAGATCCATGTACTCCAGTATCGGAGCGTTACGCAACTTTCAAACGAAATTAGATGTAATTGGAAATAATATCGCTAATGTAAATACTTACGGTTTTAAGAAAGGACGTACAACTTTCCAAGAAATGATGGTCCAACAAATTTCAGGCGCTAGTGGTCCAGCAGGAGGAAGAGGTGGAATTAATGCTGTCCAAGTTGGTCTAGGCTCAACATTAGCTTCTATTGATAGCATTCAAACACAGGGGTCATTACAAACAACTGCAAGACCGCTAGATTTAGCGCTTTCTGGTGATGGATTCTTTGTCGTAGGTACGATTGCTGACGTAACACGAGTAAACGTAGATTCCAATACAAATTACGGTAATAATAGAATATTAGGTGGAGCAATTGATAGTTCAGTTGCACTAAACTATACGCGGGCTGGAAATTTTTATTTAGATAATAATGGCTATATAGTAAATGCGAACGGAATGTATTTAATAGGAGACACAGGTGAAAAAACTGTACCAACCGAAGCTGTAATAAATGCATCAAATGCAGCATTAAACTCTGCGCAAAACTTCTTTGAAGAGTATCGCAATTTCCGTAATGATACGAACAAACTTATTGATGTAGCATCAAAATATTTAGAGGCACAACGTACATTTGTGGACGCACAAAAGGCAAACGAAGAGGCTGGAGGAGCTGATCCAATTTTAGCTGCCGCAGCCACTGCCGCAGAAAACTCTCGAGATAATGCGAAAGAAGAATTTGATAGGTTTTATGATTTATTTGGACCTAGATTAGAAGAGTTTAATACAGCAGGTCAAACAATTAATGAGTCAATTACTCAATTTATTAATAACACAGGTGAATTAGTGTATCAATTATCAGATCCAATTGCACAAGAATACGATAAAGTTATTTCGGATGAAGCCAATGAAAATGAATTAAAAGATTTTGTATACTATGCACAAACAGTTAAAGAGTCATTAAATAACGCCTACCAAACTTTTGAAAACTTTGTAGCAAAAGCAGAACTAGTTCAATCGCCATCTTGGTCGGATTCACTAAGTGGTAGCCCAGGGTTAATTCAAATTCCACCAAATGCAAGAAGTTTTAGTATCTCTTCTGATGGAACAGTATCGTTTATTGATCAGTTAGGCAGCTTGAAAATTGCTGGTCGATTAATGGTTGCAAAGTTTCCAAATGATGCCGGGTTAGAAAGAGTTGGAGAAAACTTATTCCAACAGTCCAATAACTCGGGTTCGATTGATAAAAATGGTGACGGTATTCAATTAAGTGAATTGTTTGCACCAGGAACGAATGGAGCTGGAGGAATTGTAGCAGGGACGTTAGAAATGTCAAACGTTGACCTTTCCGAAGAATTTACAGAGATGATAACAGCGCAACGTGGATTCCAAGCAAACACACGTATTATTACAACTTCAGATGAAATCTTACAAGAACTAGTAAACTTGAAAAGGTAA
- the flgC gene encoding flagellar basal body rod protein FlgC, whose product MSMFNSMNISASALTTQRLRMDVISSNMANVDSTRATYENGQWQPYKRKMVVVQPNEQNSFKSFLQKATNGNNVGAGVRVTNIVEDDAPFRLDYDPTHPDANEEGYVQLPNVDPLKEMVDLMSASRSYEANVTVFNASKGIMMKTLELGK is encoded by the coding sequence ATGTCTATGTTTAACTCTATGAACATATCTGCTTCAGCCTTAACAACACAACGTTTGCGTATGGATGTTATTTCTTCCAATATGGCAAATGTAGATTCAACGAGAGCTACATATGAAAATGGTCAATGGCAGCCGTATAAGCGGAAAATGGTCGTTGTACAGCCGAACGAACAGAATAGCTTTAAATCTTTTTTACAAAAAGCAACGAATGGTAACAATGTTGGCGCTGGAGTGAGAGTAACAAATATTGTAGAAGATGATGCTCCTTTCCGATTAGATTATGACCCAACGCATCCAGATGCAAACGAAGAAGGTTATGTACAGTTACCTAACGTTGACCCGTTAAAAGAAATGGTAGATCTAATGAGTGCTTCAAGGTCATACGAAGCTAACGTCACTGTTTTTAATGCATCAAAAGGTATCATGATGAAGACTTTAGAACTAGGTAAATAA
- a CDS encoding flagellar FlbD family protein, with protein sequence MIKLTKLNGKTFALNAWHIEQVEETPDTVVTLTNGKKIIVQERMAEVMNFSISFYQSINENRGIGGPHVPK encoded by the coding sequence ATGATTAAATTAACAAAGTTAAATGGAAAAACATTCGCACTTAATGCGTGGCATATAGAACAAGTAGAAGAAACCCCAGATACTGTTGTCACTTTAACAAACGGAAAAAAGATAATCGTACAGGAAAGAATGGCTGAGGTAATGAACTTTAGCATTTCGTTTTATCAATCGATTAATGAAAATAGGGGCATAGGAGGACCACATGTTCCAAAATAA
- a CDS encoding flagellar hook-length control protein FliK: MEVPMLLDVTNVKASSGVHNKNNQTKEKNAETDFSTILLKTERLLHDESLANVIPDNVSIDLPILLETTDVVMVEELLDQFINILNEFPDQEKDEEYTHYLQSIINLISSNETITAKLDVTFQDMDKKLDAPILKQLLQYFKKVMDNTEDSNVKKVLTEELPKLEKLMQLIESKLFAASPSLKEERAIMPFTAKQVVKEAASPIPLSTFQVEQFQTPKQSIIHVTLNTASDNVAREQLISRIEQLLLKSNVQTINGNKQFTMRLHPDHLGTLHIKIQQTDAGLMARIIAHSKAAHHLLENSVGNLKSSLVASNVQLDKVEIVFQDQENRLLNQERQQKNDQQKEHNQFENKELEDNETNDTQLFESILNEQLDSSIDR, translated from the coding sequence TTGGAAGTACCAATGTTGTTAGATGTAACAAATGTAAAAGCATCTTCTGGTGTTCATAATAAAAATAATCAAACAAAAGAAAAGAATGCTGAGACAGATTTTTCTACTATTCTTTTAAAAACGGAAAGATTATTACACGATGAAAGTCTAGCTAATGTTATTCCAGATAATGTTTCAATAGATCTTCCGATTTTATTAGAAACTACAGATGTTGTAATGGTAGAAGAGTTACTGGATCAATTTATTAATATTCTTAACGAATTTCCAGATCAAGAAAAAGATGAAGAGTATACGCATTATTTGCAATCAATCATTAACCTTATTTCTTCCAATGAAACAATAACAGCTAAACTAGATGTTACTTTTCAAGATATGGATAAAAAATTGGATGCACCAATATTAAAACAACTTTTACAGTATTTCAAAAAAGTAATGGACAACACGGAAGATTCGAATGTAAAAAAAGTGTTAACAGAAGAGCTACCAAAACTGGAAAAATTAATGCAACTAATTGAAAGTAAACTATTCGCAGCGTCTCCCTCTTTAAAGGAAGAACGAGCTATTATGCCATTTACTGCGAAACAAGTTGTAAAAGAGGCAGCATCACCGATACCGTTGTCCACTTTTCAGGTGGAGCAATTCCAAACACCTAAACAATCTATAATACATGTAACTTTAAATACAGCATCTGACAATGTAGCTAGAGAGCAATTAATCTCAAGAATTGAACAGTTGTTATTGAAGAGTAATGTTCAAACGATAAATGGAAATAAACAATTTACAATGCGTTTGCATCCAGATCATTTAGGAACATTACATATAAAAATTCAACAAACGGATGCGGGTCTAATGGCAAGAATTATTGCTCATTCAAAAGCAGCTCATCATTTGCTTGAAAATAGTGTTGGGAATTTAAAATCTAGTCTAGTGGCAAGTAACGTGCAATTAGATAAAGTCGAAATTGTATTTCAAGACCAAGAAAATAGACTATTGAATCAAGAACGACAGCAAAAAAATGATCAACAAAAAGAACATAATCAATTCGAAAATAAAGAGCTCGAAGATAATGAGACAAATGATACACAGCTGTTTGAATCCATCTTAAATGAACAGTTAGATTCTTCAATAGATAGGTGA
- the fliF gene encoding flagellar basal-body MS-ring/collar protein FliF, with product MKEKLIIYKQKITEYWSARKKYQKTAIISGFIVSILAIFAIIYFTNKTDMAPLYRDLTYQETGQIKEVLDSRSIPYEISQNGTAILVPQEQVDALKIDLAAEGIPKSGSIDYSYFSERSGFGMTDNEFQMLKLDSTQTELENLIKSIDGVNDAKVMISMPQEGIFVRDSSQEASASIVLNTRSGQQFDQAQINALYHLVGKSIPNLSTDNIVIMNQYFEYYDLKNSTDQGNNITIASQLDLKREIERDIQRQVQQMLGMMMGHENVIVSVTTDIDFTQENREENLVTPVDPDNMEGIAVSVERITETYTGADNEAGGITGTQDSDIPSYVAGGASGSGDYERMEERINNDVNRIRREIVESPYKIRDMGIQVMVQPLDQQDLMAQQNTVNDIKQILSTVVRTSIDKDALGENPSVEEMEDRIVVSLQQFSGQVSFDREENSFIPLWVYISVGALIALVIILLFLLFRKRKDDEEEEEYIVEEEKIINIPDIGTEKETEASARRKQLEKLAKEKPDEFAKLLRSWLSE from the coding sequence ATGAAAGAGAAATTAATTATATATAAACAAAAAATTACAGAATATTGGAGCGCTAGAAAAAAATATCAAAAAACGGCTATTATTAGCGGATTCATTGTTTCAATACTCGCAATATTCGCTATTATATATTTTACAAATAAAACGGATATGGCGCCGTTGTATAGAGATTTAACGTATCAAGAGACTGGTCAAATCAAGGAAGTTTTAGATTCAAGAAGCATTCCTTATGAGATTAGTCAAAACGGTACGGCGATATTAGTTCCTCAAGAACAAGTAGATGCATTGAAGATAGATCTTGCTGCGGAAGGTATTCCGAAAAGCGGTAGTATCGACTATTCCTACTTTAGTGAAAGATCTGGCTTTGGAATGACAGACAATGAATTCCAAATGTTAAAATTAGATTCGACACAAACAGAGCTAGAAAATTTAATAAAAAGTATCGACGGAGTTAACGATGCGAAAGTAATGATTTCAATGCCACAAGAAGGTATTTTTGTGCGTGATTCATCTCAAGAAGCATCGGCATCAATCGTTTTAAATACAAGATCTGGTCAACAATTTGATCAAGCGCAAATTAATGCCCTTTATCATTTAGTAGGAAAAAGTATACCAAACCTCTCTACAGATAATATCGTCATAATGAACCAATATTTTGAGTACTACGATTTAAAAAATTCAACAGATCAAGGCAATAATATTACGATTGCATCACAGTTAGATTTAAAGAGAGAAATTGAGCGTGATATACAACGACAAGTTCAACAAATGCTAGGAATGATGATGGGGCATGAAAACGTAATCGTTTCCGTTACAACGGATATTGATTTCACACAAGAGAATAGAGAAGAAAATCTTGTAACTCCAGTTGACCCGGATAATATGGAAGGCATCGCGGTTAGTGTGGAAAGAATAACAGAAACATATACGGGTGCTGATAATGAAGCAGGAGGAATTACTGGAACGCAAGATAGTGACATTCCGAGTTATGTAGCAGGCGGCGCTAGTGGATCTGGCGACTATGAACGAATGGAAGAAAGAATTAATAATGATGTAAATCGAATTCGTAGGGAAATAGTTGAAAGCCCATATAAGATTCGGGATATGGGAATTCAAGTTATGGTACAACCACTTGATCAACAAGATTTAATGGCGCAACAAAATACCGTAAATGATATAAAACAAATTTTAAGTACAGTTGTACGTACTTCGATAGATAAAGATGCACTTGGTGAAAATCCGTCCGTTGAAGAAATGGAAGACCGTATCGTTGTATCTTTACAACAATTTTCAGGTCAAGTTAGCTTTGACAGGGAAGAAAATTCGTTCATTCCTTTATGGGTTTATATCAGTGTAGGTGCTTTAATCGCACTCGTTATCATTTTACTATTCTTATTGTTCAGAAAACGGAAAGATGACGAAGAAGAGGAAGAATATATAGTAGAAGAAGAAAAGATTATTAATATTCCGGATATAGGAACTGAAAAAGAAACCGAAGCTTCAGCTCGAAGAAAACAGTTAGAAAAACTTGCAAAAGAAAAACCAGATGAATTTGCAAAACTATTAAGAAGTTGGTTATCAGAATAG